In Pyxidicoccus xibeiensis, the following proteins share a genomic window:
- a CDS encoding M48 family metallopeptidase, translating into MAETLQIGEIAIEMTRKDVKHVHLSVHPPAGRVSLVAPRATRVEVARAYAISKMGWIREQRARLKAQARETPRRFVERESHYVWGRRYLLTLVEADEKPGVCLGHSRITLRVRPGTSAAKRADIIHDWHKTLLHEVVPPLIAKWEAKLGVRVTGYYLQRMKTKWGGCNHRAGNIRLNTELVKKPKDLVEYVVVHELLHLIEPTHSERFIGLLDKHYPSWREARAELNALPLAAEKWRE; encoded by the coding sequence ATGGCCGAGACGCTCCAAATTGGCGAGATTGCCATCGAGATGACCCGGAAGGACGTCAAGCACGTTCACCTCTCGGTGCATCCGCCGGCGGGCCGAGTCAGTCTGGTCGCGCCGAGGGCCACGCGTGTCGAGGTCGCGCGCGCCTACGCGATCTCGAAGATGGGGTGGATTAGGGAGCAGCGAGCAAGGCTGAAGGCCCAGGCGCGAGAGACGCCGCGACGCTTCGTCGAACGCGAGAGTCACTACGTCTGGGGGCGGCGTTATCTGCTGACGCTCGTCGAGGCCGACGAGAAGCCCGGCGTTTGTCTCGGTCACAGCAGGATCACGCTTCGCGTGCGGCCGGGCACGAGCGCGGCGAAGCGCGCGGACATCATCCACGACTGGCACAAGACGTTGCTCCACGAGGTGGTGCCGCCCCTCATCGCGAAGTGGGAGGCGAAGCTCGGGGTCCGCGTCACCGGCTACTACCTCCAGCGCATGAAGACGAAGTGGGGAGGCTGCAACCACCGGGCAGGCAATATTCGGCTCAACACCGAGCTAGTGAAGAAGCCCAAGGACCTCGTGGAGTACGTGGTCGTCCACGAGCTGCTGCATCTGATCGAACCGACCCATAGCGAGCGCTTCATCGGTCTCCTAGACAAGCACTACCCCTCGTGGAGGGAGGCACGCGCGGAGCTCAACGCCTTGCCTCTCGCTGCGGAAAAGTGGCGCGAGTAG